The Kineothrix sp. MB12-C1 genome includes a window with the following:
- a CDS encoding class I SAM-dependent methyltransferase, giving the protein MLDSKDFDLWAGGYDKSVGICDESNSYPFAGYKNILNTIYNMVLNKTEAAVLDIGFGTGALTKKLYEQGCRIIGIDFSHEMIRIAKEKMPNATLIQADFKKGLPDEISSIGYDFIIATYSLHHLSNSEKVLFLESLLECLHPDGQIIIGDVAFENRELLNSCMEMSGDEWDEDEFYFVYDELKEHFKDKIAFHKFSFCAGILTITKGN; this is encoded by the coding sequence ATGCTTGATAGTAAAGACTTTGACTTATGGGCAGGTGGATATGATAAAAGCGTAGGAATATGTGATGAATCGAATAGTTATCCATTTGCTGGATATAAAAATATATTAAATACAATATATAACATGGTATTAAACAAAACAGAAGCAGCCGTGTTGGATATTGGTTTTGGAACAGGGGCTTTGACAAAAAAACTTTATGAACAAGGATGTCGTATTATTGGTATTGACTTTTCACATGAAATGATACGAATTGCCAAAGAAAAGATGCCAAATGCCACATTAATCCAAGCAGATTTCAAAAAAGGACTGCCGGATGAAATTTCTTCTATTGGCTACGATTTTATTATTGCCACTTATTCTTTGCATCACCTGTCTAATTCGGAAAAAGTTTTGTTCCTTGAATCGCTGCTCGAGTGTCTTCACCCTGATGGACAGATTATAATTGGCGATGTCGCCTTTGAGAACCGAGAGCTCCTAAATTCATGTATGGAAATGAGTGGAGATGAATGGGATGAGGATGAATTTTATTTTGTGTATGATGAACTGAAGGAGCATTTCAAAGACAAGATAGCGTTTCATAAGTTTTCTTTTTGTGCAGGCATCTTGACGATAACAAAGGGTAATTGA
- a CDS encoding MerR family transcriptional regulator, with the protein MEYTINKLARLAGVSTRTLRYYDEFGLLSPVRMSSNGYRIYGKKEVDRLQQILFYRELGVSLEEIKRILSSKNFDGQKALESHLSALRIKQKQLNSLIANVEKTIKAAKGEIIMNDQEKFDGFIQKLVDDNEQQYGEEIRSKYGDDAVDRSNAKVKGMSKEQYAEVEELSAELNEALKAAFEQGDPASELAQRACELHKKWLCFFWDQYSKEAHIGVTQMYVDDPRFTAYYDKIAVGCAAFLRDAVLIYCK; encoded by the coding sequence ATGGAATACACCATTAATAAACTGGCGAGATTAGCAGGAGTCAGCACGCGGACATTGAGGTACTATGATGAGTTCGGCTTGCTTTCACCCGTACGGATGAGTTCAAATGGATATCGCATCTATGGGAAAAAGGAGGTCGATCGGCTCCAACAAATCCTTTTTTATCGTGAACTTGGTGTATCGCTTGAAGAAATCAAGAGAATTCTGTCTTCTAAAAATTTTGATGGGCAGAAGGCGCTGGAAAGCCACCTGTCAGCCCTGCGTATCAAGCAAAAACAATTAAATTCATTGATTGCCAATGTGGAGAAAACCATAAAGGCGGCGAAAGGAGAAATTATAATGAATGATCAGGAAAAATTCGACGGCTTCATTCAGAAGTTAGTCGATGATAATGAGCAACAATACGGTGAGGAAATTAGGTCAAAATACGGTGATGATGCCGTTGACCGCTCCAATGCCAAGGTTAAAGGAATGAGCAAGGAGCAGTATGCGGAAGTTGAAGAATTGTCGGCGGAACTGAACGAGGCGTTGAAAGCTGCTTTTGAACAAGGTGACCCCGCAAGCGAGCTTGCGCAAAGAGCATGCGAACTGCATAAAAAATGGCTGTGCTTCTTTTGGGATCAATATAGCAAAGAAGCTCATATCGGCGTAACACAGATGTATGTGGACGATCCTCGCTTTACTGCGTATTATGATAAAATTGCAGTTGGTTGCGCGGCATTTTTGCGGGATGCAGTGTTGATATACTGTAAATAA
- a CDS encoding helix-turn-helix transcriptional regulator: protein MMEIEHHEATTIVAQMQAYIKSHLQEPITSSDIAKSVGYSQYHAARLFKAETGLALFEYIRRERLIQSAYVLRSSKSKVLDIALDFIFDSHEGFTRAFTNAFGITPKKYANYPSPEGWLIPYHYLNRHKLKTEEWKMETKTAVIFTQIMERPARKLILRRSQRATDYFEYMEEVGCRTPEKPEPWDILCDIKEALYEPVGVWLPNNMRPEGTGIYAHGVEVPADYANNIPEGFDIIELQPCKVLVFQGEPYDDEDFQEAVGVCMERIQGFNPSVYGYQYADELAPRMQLSPMGWRGYIEMRPVKEIR, encoded by the coding sequence ATGATGGAAATTGAACACCATGAAGCTACGACGATAGTTGCACAAATGCAGGCTTATATAAAATCTCATTTGCAAGAACCTATCACATCGAGTGATATCGCAAAATCGGTAGGATATTCCCAGTACCATGCGGCACGGTTATTCAAAGCTGAAACAGGCTTGGCTTTATTTGAGTATATCCGGCGCGAGCGGCTGATACAATCAGCTTATGTTTTGCGCAGTAGTAAGTCCAAGGTGTTGGATATAGCCCTTGATTTTATTTTTGATAGTCATGAAGGTTTTACGCGAGCTTTTACCAATGCATTCGGAATAACTCCGAAAAAATATGCAAATTATCCAAGTCCTGAAGGGTGGCTGATTCCCTATCATTATCTCAACCGTCATAAACTAAAAACGGAGGAATGGAAGATGGAAACAAAAACTGCAGTTATTTTCACACAAATAATGGAACGGCCGGCACGGAAGCTGATTTTGCGGAGAAGCCAAAGAGCGACAGATTATTTCGAGTATATGGAGGAAGTAGGCTGCCGAACACCTGAAAAGCCTGAACCATGGGATATTCTTTGCGATATTAAAGAAGCGCTCTATGAGCCTGTCGGGGTATGGTTGCCTAACAATATGCGTCCGGAGGGAACCGGTATATATGCACATGGCGTTGAAGTTCCTGCTGATTATGCTAATAATATACCGGAGGGGTTTGATATCATTGAGCTTCAACCCTGTAAAGTCCTTGTGTTTCAAGGTGAGCCGTATGATGATGAAGATTTTCAGGAGGCTGTCGGTGTTTGTATGGAGAGAATTCAAGGATTCAATCCGTCTGTTTACGGGTATCAATACGCCGATGAACTGGCTCCCCGAATGCAGCTTTCACCTATGGGGTGGAGAGGATATATTGAGATGCGGCCTGTGAAAGAAATACGATAA
- a CDS encoding helix-turn-helix transcriptional regulator encodes MKIDRLIGIITILLQNEKITAPELAERFEVSRRTINRDIEDICKAGIPIVTTQGTNGGIAIMEGYKIDKTLFSEKELRAIFTGLSSLDSVAQSKKYKNVIEKFTSNKGSHILKNNILIDLSSHYKSALAPKIELLQASIESRIRVSFLYHNQRGEHFVIIEPYLLIFQWSSWYVLGFDNGAKQFKLYKLNRICDLKATGQSFELQDIPEEKLDFDKYFTDEIQAVVLFDGSEKYRLIEEYGLSSFTSTSDGKLRFSFPFTNRDYLLSWILSFGEKAELIEPKELRPIMRDKLGNTVKKYFES; translated from the coding sequence ATGAAAATTGACCGATTGATTGGTATTATTACAATATTGCTGCAAAACGAAAAAATAACTGCTCCGGAGCTTGCGGAAAGGTTCGAGGTGTCGAGAAGAACTATTAATAGAGACATTGAGGATATCTGTAAGGCTGGTATTCCCATCGTTACGACCCAGGGTACGAATGGGGGAATTGCTATTATGGAAGGATATAAAATTGATAAAACTTTGTTTTCAGAGAAAGAGCTTCGGGCAATTTTTACAGGCTTATCTTCGTTGGATAGTGTTGCACAAAGTAAAAAATATAAAAATGTGATAGAAAAGTTTACGTCAAATAAAGGTTCTCATATTTTGAAAAACAATATTTTGATAGATTTATCTTCTCATTATAAAAGTGCGCTTGCTCCTAAAATTGAACTATTACAAGCGAGTATCGAAAGTAGGATACGAGTTTCCTTCCTCTATCATAACCAAAGAGGTGAACATTTTGTTATAATAGAGCCTTACTTGCTTATTTTCCAATGGTCTAGCTGGTATGTACTGGGTTTTGATAATGGCGCAAAGCAGTTTAAGCTATATAAGTTAAATCGAATCTGTGACTTGAAAGCAACCGGGCAGAGCTTTGAATTGCAGGATATTCCCGAAGAAAAACTAGATTTTGACAAATATTTTACAGATGAAATACAGGCAGTCGTACTTTTTGACGGGAGCGAAAAGTATCGTTTGATTGAAGAATACGGACTAAGCAGCTTTACATCGACATCTGACGGGAAGCTTCGTTTTTCGTTTCCATTTACTAACCGGGATTATTTATTGTCTTGGATTCTCAGCTTCGGAGAGAAAGCGGAGTTGATTGAACCAAAGGAACTACGCCCTATTATGAGGGATAAGCTTGGAAATACTGTAAAAAAGTATTTCGAATCATGA
- a CDS encoding DUF3795 domain-containing protein, which produces MIESRCGILCSECEYREQMSCKGCVAIKKPFWGESCPVKVCCENKGKEHCGMCENFPCILLHQFAYDENQGDQGKRIEQCRQWCVG; this is translated from the coding sequence ATGATTGAATCAAGATGTGGCATCTTATGCAGTGAATGTGAGTATAGAGAGCAGATGAGCTGTAAAGGGTGTGTCGCTATTAAAAAACCTTTTTGGGGTGAAAGCTGCCCTGTGAAGGTATGCTGTGAAAATAAAGGAAAGGAGCATTGCGGTATGTGTGAAAACTTCCCCTGTATATTACTTCATCAGTTTGCTTATGATGAAAATCAAGGAGATCAGGGTAAACGTATTGAGCAATGCAGGCAATGGTGTGTCGGATAA
- a CDS encoding TfoX/Sxy family protein, which translates to MATSIEYIEFICDQVKDMGAIRFKKMFGEYMIYVNNKPILLVCDNTVFVKKLDEIKEQMQDAEFGYPYKGAKEHYILDIENAELCNNVIGILEEIIPIPKPRKKKEK; encoded by the coding sequence ATGGCTACTTCTATTGAGTATATAGAATTTATTTGTGATCAAGTCAAAGATATGGGGGCAATTCGTTTTAAGAAAATGTTCGGTGAATACATGATATATGTAAATAATAAACCAATTCTTTTAGTTTGTGATAATACCGTATTTGTAAAAAAGCTGGACGAAATAAAGGAACAAATGCAGGATGCGGAGTTTGGATATCCTTATAAGGGAGCCAAGGAGCATTACATATTGGATATCGAAAATGCAGAACTTTGTAACAATGTTATCGGCATTTTAGAAGAGATCATACCGATTCCCAAACCGAGAAAAAAGAAGGAGAAATGA
- a CDS encoding MFS transporter yields MKNSIRGVKAFIILWSTQSLSQLGSSMTSFALTLWLYEQTGSALKTALLSICSYAPYVCMSIFAGALSDRWNKKKVMLVCDTLAACCTIVVLMLLKNDLLMPWHIYLLNVVSGLMNTIQQPASDVTMTLITPKNQYQRTSGLRSFSNSLVTILNPVLATSLFAFAGMDAVIYVDLATFAVAFLALFFFVRIPETVHEKISDRKPLFKEAEAGLYYLKNNPMILTLILFLAGVNFVASAFDSALPAYILPRNNGGETVLGIVTSCAGVATLAGSLLVTMMPKPKNRIRVIYLTMLFSLSTENFMLAFSREPIMWCLSQIVGWIVVPVMSANLDVILRSTIPVHMQGRVYSYRNTLQFFTIPIGRFLGGFLVDKVFEPIVERASADSILVHVWGNEKGSGAAIVMLVLGIAGTLICLAFRGGLKKYSFAEPVQ; encoded by the coding sequence ATGAAAAATTCAATAAGAGGCGTAAAGGCTTTTATAATTCTTTGGAGTACACAATCCCTGTCTCAGCTTGGAAGCTCTATGACAAGTTTTGCTTTAACATTATGGCTCTATGAGCAGACAGGTTCTGCGCTCAAAACAGCACTTTTATCCATATGTTCTTATGCGCCATATGTTTGCATGAGCATATTTGCCGGTGCACTCAGCGATAGATGGAACAAAAAGAAAGTGATGCTTGTTTGCGATACGCTTGCAGCTTGTTGCACGATTGTAGTTTTAATGTTATTAAAAAATGACCTTTTGATGCCGTGGCATATATATTTGTTAAATGTAGTTAGTGGATTGATGAATACAATCCAGCAACCGGCAAGCGATGTTACTATGACGTTGATTACACCAAAGAATCAGTATCAAAGAACGAGCGGACTACGCTCTTTTTCCAACTCACTCGTAACGATCCTGAATCCGGTACTGGCTACATCTTTGTTTGCATTTGCCGGAATGGATGCGGTGATTTATGTAGATTTAGCAACTTTTGCAGTGGCGTTTTTGGCATTGTTTTTCTTTGTACGGATTCCGGAGACTGTACATGAAAAAATATCAGATAGGAAACCTCTTTTCAAGGAGGCAGAAGCTGGACTTTATTATCTGAAGAATAATCCGATGATTCTAACACTGATTCTTTTTCTTGCCGGGGTTAATTTTGTGGCATCTGCGTTTGATTCCGCGCTGCCGGCATATATTCTTCCGAGAAATAACGGTGGAGAAACGGTGCTGGGTATTGTAACATCTTGTGCGGGAGTGGCAACTCTTGCAGGTAGTTTGCTTGTTACGATGATGCCAAAACCTAAGAATCGCATTCGGGTAATTTATCTTACTATGTTATTTTCATTAAGCACAGAAAATTTTATGCTTGCGTTCAGTAGAGAGCCGATTATGTGGTGTTTATCTCAGATTGTGGGGTGGATAGTTGTTCCGGTCATGAGTGCAAATTTAGATGTTATTTTAAGAAGTACAATACCGGTGCATATGCAAGGACGAGTATATTCTTACCGGAATACACTTCAGTTCTTTACAATCCCTATAGGGCGATTTTTAGGTGGTTTTTTGGTCGATAAAGTATTTGAACCGATAGTGGAACGGGCATCAGCAGATAGTATACTTGTACATGTCTGGGGAAACGAAAAAGGTAGCGGAGCGGCCATCGTGATGTTGGTACTTGGAATTGCGGGTACATTGATTTGCTTAGCCTTTAGAGGGGGTTTGAAGAAGTATAGTTTTGCTGAACCAGTTCAATGA
- a CDS encoding DUF402 domain-containing protein has product MKRSRLSYDEWKCILSKEQKIELFNNNIIEGYISLIDIEEVSEPQIWKFNGKDIIVCQGGCKWLSILPSKENYCITAMMNEKKEVLVWYIDMIATKGVDKDGIPYFDDLYLDLIVYPDGTVIEDDREELDASLNQGKITIELFELANGTCQKLKTGILANIDYLKEYTNECMRVLNDSNTGLNLQIK; this is encoded by the coding sequence ATGAAAAGAAGCAGATTATCATACGATGAATGGAAATGTATTTTATCAAAGGAGCAAAAAATAGAGTTATTTAACAATAATATTATAGAAGGATATATCAGCTTAATTGATATTGAAGAGGTTTCAGAACCTCAGATTTGGAAATTTAATGGGAAAGATATTATTGTTTGCCAAGGTGGGTGTAAATGGCTGAGTATATTGCCAAGTAAGGAGAATTACTGCATTACAGCAATGATGAATGAGAAAAAGGAAGTTCTGGTCTGGTATATTGATATGATTGCAACAAAGGGAGTAGATAAGGACGGCATTCCTTATTTTGATGATTTGTATTTAGATTTGATAGTATATCCTGACGGAACAGTTATCGAAGATGATAGGGAGGAATTAGATGCTTCCCTAAATCAAGGAAAGATTACAATAGAGTTATTTGAATTAGCAAATGGTACTTGTCAAAAGTTAAAGACAGGGATACTTGCAAATATAGATTATCTTAAAGAATATACTAATGAGTGTATGAGGGTATTAAATGATAGTAATACGGGTTTGAATTTACAAATAAAATAA
- a CDS encoding flavin reductase family protein — MKKEFSQCPRVIDESELYGFSWIEHVAAIPSPLIVVTSYKDNGKPNATMQSWSTFVSEEGFYCIFGSVNKDGHMYSSIAKNKQLVINFPSRDIYGKCYKTIENNGYDEDEITSSGLTAEKASTVNAPRIKECFLNLECEYLWEKEIVPNAQHVVMCVKIVNVCMDEEHYNSEEKGRYGETGYLYNIHSPINPETGREDETYIGMIQKLAAYDEL, encoded by the coding sequence ATGAAAAAAGAATTTAGTCAGTGTCCCAGAGTAATTGATGAATCAGAGTTATATGGATTTTCATGGATTGAACATGTCGCTGCAATACCGTCTCCGCTCATTGTGGTAACGAGTTATAAAGATAACGGAAAGCCTAATGCTACCATGCAATCATGGTCCACATTTGTAAGCGAAGAAGGATTTTACTGCATATTTGGAAGTGTGAATAAAGATGGTCATATGTATTCCTCCATAGCGAAAAATAAGCAACTGGTCATAAACTTTCCGTCAAGGGATATATACGGCAAATGCTATAAAACTATTGAGAATAACGGGTACGATGAGGATGAAATAACCTCATCGGGATTAACGGCCGAAAAAGCAAGTACAGTAAACGCTCCAAGAATTAAAGAATGTTTTTTGAATTTGGAATGTGAATATCTTTGGGAAAAAGAAATTGTTCCCAATGCACAGCATGTAGTTATGTGTGTAAAGATTGTAAATGTCTGTATGGACGAAGAACACTATAACTCAGAAGAAAAAGGGAGGTACGGAGAAACAGGATATTTGTATAATATCCATTCTCCAATAAATCCGGAAACAGGAAGAGAAGATGAAACATATATTGGGATGATTCAAAAATTAGCAGCCTATGATGAACTGTAA
- a CDS encoding DUF1801 domain-containing protein, with amino-acid sequence MNDEIQNYIVKYCDDIQNLFTKLRKLIIQSVPCEIEEKMWAKLPSYYLGDKFIRIIPFKDHINIEAKAIMEHNEQLKQFKITPKGMLQIYPNQDIPENALNSIFSKTLIE; translated from the coding sequence ATGAATGACGAAATTCAGAATTATATAGTGAAGTATTGTGATGATATACAGAATCTGTTTACTAAATTAAGAAAACTTATTATACAAAGTGTCCCTTGTGAGATTGAAGAGAAAATGTGGGCAAAATTGCCGAGTTACTATTTAGGGGATAAATTTATTCGAATTATCCCGTTTAAAGATCATATCAACATTGAAGCGAAGGCAATTATGGAACATAATGAGCAATTAAAGCAATTTAAGATAACACCCAAGGGCATGCTACAGATTTATCCTAATCAGGATATACCGGAGAATGCTCTAAACTCAATTTTTAGTAAAACATTGATAGAATAA
- a CDS encoding nitroreductase family protein gives MLEMLLARRSCRKFEDKAMEEEKKEKLLQAAQPVR, from the coding sequence ATGTTAGAAATGCTACTTGCGAGGAGAAGTTGCCGGAAATTTGAAGACAAGGCCATGGAAGAGGAGAAAAAGGAAAAGCTTCTGCAGGCAGCACAGCCGGTGCGGTAA